GGCGGCCATCATTTTCTGAGTCCGGCCTTAATCAAAGGCCTGGTGCAACGGGTGAACGGCACTATCGTGGAATGCAATACGGCTTACGGAGGCAAACGCTCACGGACGGAGGACCATTTGCAGGCTGCGAAGGATCACGGTTTTTCCGATATTGCGCGGGTGGATATCATGGACGCGGAAGGAGAGTTCACTATCCCGGTGAGGGACAGGAAGCATCTGGAATACGATATCGTGGGGGATCATTTGAAGAATTATGATTTCATGGTCAATCTGGCCCATTTCAAAGGGCATGCCATGGGCGGCTTCGGCGGCGTGATCAAGAACCAGTCCATCGGGGTTGCCTCAGCGGCCGGGAAGGCGTACATCCATTCCGCCGGAAAGTCGCGGGATGTTTCCTCCGTATGGAACAATCTGGCCAGGCAGGATGATTTTCTGGAGTCCATGGCGGCTTCCGCGCAGGCCGTGGCGGATTACTTCGGGGACAGAATTCTATACATCAATGTGATGAACAATCTGTCCATTGACTGTGATTGCGATGCCCACCCCCATGCGCCGGAAATGAAGGATATCGGTATTCTGGCTTCCCTTGACCCGGTTGCTCTTGACCAGGCCTGCCTGGATCTCGTTTACGCCGTCAAACCGTCTGAAGGGAATGACAACAGGCCTCTGGTGGAGCGTATTGAGAGCCGCCATGGGCGGCATACGGTGGAGTACGCCGAGAAAATAGGCCTGGGCAGCAGGAAGTATGAACTGAAAGAACTGAAACCGCTGCAGGCCGTTTAATTGGCAATTTCCTTTTTAGCATCAAAAAACAATAGAAAAAACTGTTATGGAAAAAATCATTTTGAACAATGGCGTTACGATGCCTGTCCTGGGGTTTGGCGTTTTTCAGATTCCCGACGCTAAGGAGTGCGAACGCTGCGTGCTGGATGCGATTGAGGTCGGCTACCGTTCTATTGATACCGCGCAGATTTACGGCAATGAGGAAGCCGTAGGCCGCGCGGCGGAGAAAAGCGGGGTTCCTCGGGAAGAGTTGTTCCTCACCACGAAGGTGTGGATTTCTAACGGCGGGTATGAGAAGGCGAAGGCGTCCATTGACGAATCCCTGCGCAAGTTGCGTACGGATTATCTGGATCTGCTGCTCATCCACCAGCCTTTCAACGATTACTACGGCACTTACCGGGCCATGGAAGAAGCGAACCGGGCCGGAAAGGTCCGTGCCATCGGCGTAAGCAATTTTTATCCGGACCGCTTTGTGGATCTGGCGGAGTTCTGCGAGATCAGGCCCGCCGTCAACCAGGTGGAAACGCATGTGTTCAACCAGCAGAAAAAGGCCCGTGAAGTGATGGAAAAGTACGGTACCAGAATAGAATCCTGGGGACCTTTTGCGGAAGGCCGCAATGGATTTTTCACGAATCCGGTATTGAAGAGCATCGGCGAGAAGTACGGCAAAACCCCGGCGCAAACAGCCCTGAGGTTCCTGATTCAGCATGGAATTATCGCCATTCCGAAGACGACCCGACGGGAAAGGATGGTGGAGAATTTCAACGTCTTTGATTTTACTCTTTCCCAGGAGGATATGGAGGCTATCGCCAGGCTTGACCGGGGAGAGAGCCTTTTCCTGTGCCACCAGGATCCGGAATCGGTTTTGTACCTGATCAATTACGG
This region of Akkermansia muciniphila genomic DNA includes:
- a CDS encoding DUF362 domain-containing protein, yielding MENKMTRRAWLQSSTAALAGLALPEYALGAVAEKGGASRVWMTKEISPEALVRIYEALGRPAAGKVAVKISTGEPGGHHFLSPALIKGLVQRVNGTIVECNTAYGGKRSRTEDHLQAAKDHGFSDIARVDIMDAEGEFTIPVRDRKHLEYDIVGDHLKNYDFMVNLAHFKGHAMGGFGGVIKNQSIGVASAAGKAYIHSAGKSRDVSSVWNNLARQDDFLESMAASAQAVADYFGDRILYINVMNNLSIDCDCDAHPHAPEMKDIGILASLDPVALDQACLDLVYAVKPSEGNDNRPLVERIESRHGRHTVEYAEKIGLGSRKYELKELKPLQAV
- a CDS encoding aldo/keto reductase: MEKIILNNGVTMPVLGFGVFQIPDAKECERCVLDAIEVGYRSIDTAQIYGNEEAVGRAAEKSGVPREELFLTTKVWISNGGYEKAKASIDESLRKLRTDYLDLLLIHQPFNDYYGTYRAMEEANRAGKVRAIGVSNFYPDRFVDLAEFCEIRPAVNQVETHVFNQQKKAREVMEKYGTRIESWGPFAEGRNGFFTNPVLKSIGEKYGKTPAQTALRFLIQHGIIAIPKTTRRERMVENFNVFDFTLSQEDMEAIARLDRGESLFLCHQDPESVLYLINYGK